In Molothrus ater isolate BHLD 08-10-18 breed brown headed cowbird chromosome 11, BPBGC_Mater_1.1, whole genome shotgun sequence, a genomic segment contains:
- the MUSTN1 gene encoding musculoskeletal embryonic nuclear protein 1 has translation MSQPAPVKKKRPPVKEEDLKGARGNLAKNQEIKSKTYQVMRQCEQMGSAAPSIFSGARTGGETVFEKPKDEPAKSVFG, from the exons ATGTCACAG CCAGCCCCTGTGAAAAAGAAGCGTCCTCCAGTGAAGGAGGAAGACCTCAAAGGAGCCAGAGGAAACCTTGCCAAAAACCAGGAAATTAAATCTAAAACCTACCAAGTGATGAGGCAATGTG aACAAATGGGTTCCGCAGCGCCTTCCATATTCAGCGGGGCTCGGACAGGAGGTGAAACAGTCTTTGAAAAACCGAAGGATGAACCAGCCAAGAGCGTCTTTGGCTGA